From the genome of Chitinispirillales bacterium ANBcel5, one region includes:
- the trxA gene encoding thioredoxin, giving the protein MAIETTDSKFKEDVLDSDLPVLVDFWAPWCGPCRMLGPIIDRIGEKMDGKVKVFKLNVDDNPTVSTQYGITGIPTVLIFKNGQIDREFVGVQPEQVYLNALAA; this is encoded by the coding sequence ATGGCTATAGAGACTACTGACAGCAAATTTAAAGAAGACGTGCTGGATTCTGATCTCCCGGTGTTGGTTGATTTCTGGGCTCCCTGGTGTGGACCATGCAGAATGCTGGGACCCATAATAGATCGCATTGGAGAGAAGATGGATGGTAAAGTGAAGGTTTTTAAGCTTAATGTCGATGATAATCCTACTGTTTCAACCCAATATGGTATCACGGGTATTCCAACAGTTTTAATTTTTAAAAACGGACAAATAGACCGGGAGTTTGTGGGTGTACAGCCTGAGCAGGTGTATTTAAACGCGCTTGCAGCCTAA